The Accipiter gentilis chromosome Z, bAccGen1.1, whole genome shotgun sequence DNA window CCAGAGTGGGAGTGTCTGTTCAGAAACTGCAGGGTTGTAATCCTGCTCCCCTTCTTCCCAACAATGCCTATCTATTTTGCACCAGCTCTGTTTTTTATCTGATCCTGTGCTGTGGTGATACAGGGAGCTAAACACCAGAAATTTAATCCCACGAATGAAGTTAATAGCTTTCTGGGGTTTAGCCCTGCAAATCATTCTCCTGTGTGGTCAGACCAGAGACAGTGCAAGGCAGGGGGCACAccctgcagcaggagagcaggagtGCCCCTTTCAGTGAAATATTAGGTCAGGTTAGCCACAGTGTGAGTCCTCCTCTGTGCTGTCCCAGTCTGGCCCCAGGAGGGCCTGCGTGCACCCCAAGCTGCTTGTGTTTCCTGACTTGAGGACACAATGGAAGGGAGTCCTTTTTTGGGATGCTTGCTTTTTCCTGTTGTGCGCTGTACCAACCTCTCAGATGTGTGCAGTTTAGTACCAACTTCAGAGGTGAACCTAGTGCCCAGGAGGTCTCTCCAGAGTCACTTGTAACTTGTTTTTCCTGATCTCCCCCACAGCTTCTGGCCTGTGTTTGTGCAGCTATGATCCTCAGGAGGCACCTCATGGTCTGGAAGGTCTTTGCCCCAAAGTAAGTCCCAGAAGTTGCTCTGATGCTGGGTTAGGGCTCATCCCTGACATCTTAACTTGAGTTCATAGGCAGTAATGCTGGAAGAGACCCTGTGATCGATCTTCTGGCTTCTTACCTAGCAGAGGCTGTAGGACTGTCCTTAACTAATTCCTGCTTCAAGTTcagaagctggacttgagctagAACCTAGAAATTTGTCCTTATCTTGATTTCTAAGGACACACAGAGTCCACCTGCAAGCTAAGGATATTCAGGGCAGAGAGCCAAAGGTAAGGATACCAGACCAGAAGTGGTAAACCCAGAAATGCTAAACTAGCAAACCTTTGGGCTAGTAGGAGTGTGATGTGGCCTTGGCCTCTGAAAGATTCAAAATCCAACCTGGGTGTTGTCCTGAGCAGCCTCTAAACCAGAGGTGTGCTTGGCTTCCAGGTTGCAGGCAGCAACTGCTGGGGAGTGCATGTAATTCAGGTTTTAGGATCTGGGGTGCTACCAGCCTCTCACTGTCAGGAAAATCAGTCTGCTGGGAGTGAGAGTAGCAGCCTGTCTTTGCAGGCATGCTGGCTGTGATATCCTTACCATGTCTGTTGTGCCCGCAGGTTCCTCTTTGAGTCACTGGGCTTCATGGTGAGCAgcatctgcctgctgctggggatCTCCCTGGTGATGCGTGTGGACTGTGCCGTCAGCACCTGGTTCAGCCAGCTTCAGCTCAGGTAGCACTGGAGATGTGGGGAACCCGACCTGCTCATCGGCCGAGGCTGTGGTTGTCTCCTTGCCTCCCTCGGGCCAGGAAGGGTACATGAGCCACCAGCAACGAGTGCCTGCTGACAGCAGTCAGGGATTATCCCCAGCTCCTTGCCTCAGCGCTGCACAAAAGTACTGGAGCGAACTGTTCTCCACCATAGTGGTGGTGTTTCTCAGCAGTGGAGGTCAGAGCTCTCTCTGGGCATTTGTTGGCAGCAGGAGGACTCTGCTGCAGGAGCCCAAGAAGCAAGAGTCCTGAAGTGCACCTCTGGAGAAACACCAACCGGGGGTCTTGCTGCTACTTTCCTGACAACTGTCCCCATTGTGCAGCTGGTCAGCTTCAGTGGCCAGCAAGGTGTCACCTTGCTTGTGCAGAGACAGTGACTCACAGGGAGGaacctgctgaggaggggagaggaggctgCGAGGAGAGGGAAAGTCCTGCAGCCACCACTTCTCTTTGCATGCTCAGTTTTCACGCCGGAATCAAAGTGCACATGGTTACACATGCAGATGGTTCCTGGGGTCTTGGTGGCAGCTGCTCCTCTGTAAAGTGAGTTGGTTGCTCTGTAGTGAGGCCTCTCCTGCCCTACACTCACTCCCATTTTTCTGGTCTTCCTTAGCCCCACAAAGGGCAGTGGGGAGCACTCTGGGCTGCCTCGTACAGCCTGAGCAAGCTTGGCTTGTTGCGGGGATGGCAGCAGGGAGAATTCTGTCCATGACCAAGAAACTCTCCACTCGTGCTCTTGGCCTGTCAGTATACCTGTGGGCTGGGCTGTAGCAGCTGGGGCTCTCAATCTCTTCCTAAGCGTGTGGTGCTGGATGCCAGCTATTGATTGTGAACAGTTGAGATGCAGCAGGATGCAGTGACAGAACATTGGTTCACCCCCATATTGGGTCTGGTCAAGAGGAAAGGGGAATCTGGAGTAGCTGTCCCAACTGTAAGAGTGGCCTTGGTGTGAGGTCCAGTGCCTAGGAACAGCTGTTTGAAAGCCCTGAGCGGGTGACAACTCTTCTGGGAGGTGGCTTAACTCACTGATCTCTGGGTATGTGCTGGGGGTTATGTCACCCTGAAGGGATCCGATGCACTGCAGCCAATGGCATCTGTGATGGCATATTTGGTGCTTAACTCCTTCTTGACCTTGGTGTTCTGTGTGGGACTTTATGCTACAAGTGAGCTACCCCAAACCCACCCTTGACTGCTCACAGTCAAGAGACATATTTCTTTACGGGTAGAGGAAGAAGACAGTGACTATGGTGCCTGGCCACATCCCAGCTAAGTTCCCCCTGCAGTTTCGATGGGAGCTGGGATTCCTTACTGCCTTGAACCACTGTGGTATTACTTGGTGCTATGAAACcttttgtctctttcccctctggaAAGCGCTGAGGACAGCTTGCCTGGGATTCCTGTACTGATTTTTGATctgataccatttttttttttaactcatgcaCCATGACTGCCCCTATTAAGAATTCCTCACTGCAGACTGCTAGTGTAACTCCAGGCTCTTCCTATCCTCTGCCCTGGAGAGTCCCAGGGAAAGCATCTCATCACCTCTCTCATGTTTTCAATTCTTGCTGTTATGCCCAAGTGCTCAGTCACTGTGGAAAACGGCTCTTGAGGGCAGGATTAGTTCTATATTTTACCCCTGCAAAATGCTTGCTCAGGTGTTAGAGTGCAATTCCAGGAAAGCTTAAACTGCTCTAATTTTGGATTTCCATTGTCTGGCCTCTTTCTGACCTGCTGGCTGTGCTCTCCCACCTTGGCCTCTCATCTCTCCTGCCCTATGGGCCTATCCTGCTTATTTTCGCCCAACACAACCAGAGACTGGTTTGTAGCTGGCATGACTCCTGGGCTGCCTCGCCACCTGGATGTATGCACACCAGTGCTAGTGCAAGGTAAGGGGTAGCAGCATGCAGCAGGGGAAGCTGGAGTGGGCAGGAATGTGTCATCCCACAATTTGATGGGCTTATGCAGTCCCACCCTTAAAAATAGGTTATTTGCTCTATACCATGACTCCTTGGTGGCCATGTTGTTGTCCCACAGATGGGGttcatttacctggtgtgcaagccagtaacacagagtcaaggtattttcaaattaatttcattgatgcgtATGAATGGTTgtctgtctcaagacagcacacccttgtctcaaaaattctgacatttatacacttaactacaGATTCATTGCTATTTTCCTTCAGgcttggttctttcttctttgccccttgcaaattagtgcacagactgtcttttttcttcattgtcttcttttgagtaggtggtaatTATTTGAGTAAGTGGTCAGTGAGTTGGTGGTCACGATCTCTCcatgtaggaattaccttttacctacttcttctgTAATCTttgcagttccaagtggttcttcaaggtttagtGACCAGACCACAATCTGTAACCTTTTTGGACATAAACATAAAACCCCATTATCTAGTAGGTAGTTCTTAagccctaaatcatgtctagttattgtttccctattttaaatattaacagatgggggctgtacacaggacttcaGCATTTCCCTGGTTATTTAAATCATATCATACATATTAATGGATAACAATGTGGTTCTTGGTGCTGAGGGGGCCATGCTGATGGGTGAGGGGTGCACCAGTGTGGATAGGAGGAAGGGAATGGAAGTAGCAGCTACCCAGTGAATTTTCATTTAATGTGTGGTTAGTCAAGATAATATATGTTGCTAAACCCCAAGGCTGGAGCCCAAATAGGTCTTGTTGTAACCTTGTAACCTGGTTGGGAGCTTGCTGCCTGCATGTATTTGTGCTGGCAGAAATCCTTATGGTCACTAATGCTGTAGAACTGGCCCTTGACGTCCCCGCAGCTGCCACCCAGGCCCCTGGGCTTCCTTCTCTCCCATCTCTGGTACTAGTTCCTCTTTCAGTACTCACGACAATGCTGCTGAGCCTGTCCAGCCCATTGTTTGTGGTCGGACCGCTCAGCCGGCACTTGGGCATTCTCTCCTCATCCCTCCGTATCACCCCTCTGCCTTCCTGCTGGGGCTGTGGGCTCACGGCCCCTGGaggccagggcagagcagcagagctgcagcgcCATGAAAACATGCACACTTACCTCACCGGAGACCAAACAAAACCTTGCGGTAACAAAGCTGCAAGTACATTCTTGTGACTGCGGAGATGCCAAGGAGTGCTAGCTGCTTAGCCAAGGCAGACTGGCCGCTGCACCAAAGAATTCAGATTCAAGAAGATGAGTTTTCCAAGGGATGAAGATGCTCTTGCTTTCTTTGATTGACTTTTTTAGTCTTTGCTGGCCTTCCCCAGCTGCCCTCAAGCTGATTGTTTGGCTGCTATTCTCCTGAGTGTGCCAGGGATGACGGAGTTAACGTTGGTCCAAGGCCTGGCCGACCTTGGAAGCAGGACGTGCTGCTGATGCCAGAGAAGACATGGCTGCGTTTGCTGATCAGTCATCCTCAGCCTGCTCAGCAGAGCGGTTTCCATCCCGCACTCCAGAAAGCTGCTGCGCTTTGGGCTTTTGCAAGTGTTGTGTGTGCGCTCCTTGGCAGGGCTCCTGCCCAGCGCCCTGTCCCTCTGGGCAGGGGAGAGCTCCACTGGGAAACTTCCCTGGCTCAGGCTGGAGGCAGGATGATGTGTCACCTGGAAAAGGGCAGCCGCCACCACTGTGAAAGGTTGTGGCTGTTGGGAGCGTCTCCCCGCTCTGATCTGTGGCGCTGGCCCCGCTCTGATCCAAGGGCTGCGGGGAGGTCAGGGCTCGATGTATCTCCGTTCCCACGCCTGTTTCTCCatcctgtctctctcttttcccctcaaCGCTTCAGGCCGCTTATTTACGCCAAGGCATGGTCACGTTCTCGGCGTGTGTGTCTCCCCTTCCCCTCGGGGAAACAGGGCTGGGGAGCGCTGCCTTCTCCCCCAAGCTCTGACCTTACCCACCACATGGCTTGGAGCAagattgttgttttatttttcattgttaacctctctgtgcctcagtacCCCATTCGGGATAAAAAAAGGGGATGGACTCAGTTCTGGAAAGCAGTTTGGAAGCTTTGCATGCAGCATGGTGCTCCACTTCCCTGGGTATCTCTACATATCTGGCTGTTAATGCTTTTGTTCCCATTCAGCAGCTACACCAGGACGGTGGAAGTGATGCTTGAGGCTCTGCTAGGAACTAgaacccttttttccttcagaaaaaaacccaccaaaacccagatGCGTCGGCAGCACCCGTTCCTCCGACAGCTTCGCCTCCGGCCTGCCGCCGTCCTCGGCGCCGGTGCCCCTCGCCGCTGACCTGCCTCGCCGAGGGCTGCACCGCGCGGGAGGCAGCCGGAGAGGGGTCGCTTCGTTATTAAATGACTAATTAAGTAATtaattgggggggcggggggtggggagggatttGCTGTCCGAGGGTGGCGCGGGGCTCCACGCGGCTGTGAAACAGATGTCTGCAAATAAAAGGGTGCGATCCAAGGCGGGCGGTGGTCGTCTCCTCCTTcgcaccccccccccaggccagccCCGGCTCTCCCCGTCCCCATCCACACCCCAGCGGGGTTTTGTCCTAGCGCCGAGGTTTGGTCCTCGTCGGCCACCACCTTTCTGGCGGGACGGAGGCTGGCTCCGCCCCTTCTCTCCCGCCCGGTCGTTGCCTTGGCGACCGCGGCTTCCGCTCCATCCCGCCCGGCAGTCGGCGGGAAgagagcggcggcggccgcggccatGAAGCGGCGGCGCAGGGAGGCCGCGGAGCCGGGCTGCCTGCAGGCCTGGGCCGCCGAGAGCCAGACCCTGGCCAGGCGCTGGCGGGTGAGACGGATCCCCTCTGCCGTTCCCTGAGCCCCGGGGTTGGCCTTTCCGCCAGCGGTCCGTCTCCGGTGCCGGTTACCGTGAAGAACGCCGCCGCCCGGGGCTAGGCCGCAGCCTGCCCGTCGgccgcggggcgggaggcggaCGGGGGGCGTGGGGGTGCCGCGTCCCGGGCCGGTGCCGTCGTGTCTCCTTCAGTGTCCCCCTTGCAGGCGGCCCGGTGCTCGGGCCCGGGGCCCGGCGGAGCGGCAGAGCGGGAGGTGCGACAGCAGCGAGACGGCTTCAGGGAGCTGCTGCGAAGGATATGGGGTGAGTAGCGGTCCGGCTAGCTGGGGCCGGCCTGCCCCGCGCCTTGCCTTCACTGTCCCTCCTGCTGCCGTCCCGGACCCGAGGCGTGTGGTCCTGGAAGCACCGGTCCCCGGGGAACTAGTGTTTACTGGGCTACCGCTCCAGTATCCCGGTGCTGGAAACAAACTTCTGAAGGTTGGGGGCGGGGAACGTCCTCCCCTGCCCGAAGCTGAACTGGACCTGCAAAGGAATTAAGACCCAGCTCCAACCTCTACCTAAATCTGCTGGGGCATGTGGGCAGAGTTTGGGGGTTTCTCGAAAAAACGAGGCAGCTTTTGTCCTGGGAAGCTGGGGAAGGGTCTCCCTGCCACAACCCCGGTGCAGAGGAAGACTGATGCGAGGCAGAGAAAGACAGCGTGGGAAACCTGTGCAAAAGGGTGGGTGTGTATTGGAAGAAGGTAGGCTATTGATGCTCTTTTGGGAGAGCTGAAAGGTCTCAGtcctggaggactgcagcagCTGGATAGCTAGGCAGTGGATGTCTAAAGCAGTGTCGGCACCTGGACAGATGACACCTACTGTCTCTCTAGGTACTGCAGTTCCCAAGCTGTTAAATCTCAccgcaacaaaaaaaaaaaaaaatacttgctggGTCGCTTCTGTTGTCAAAAGCCAGGTGATGACACATTAGCGTGGatggttgttgggtttttcctAGCCAGCTCAATTTCTTGTTGGGTTGGCTGTGGTCACAGGGCTGCCGGCTGCCCTCCCCACCCTTCCTCTGGAGCTTACCGTCCTCTACAACTCCTTGCTTTTTACTGTGGGAGCATCTGACTCTGTCAttgaaggagaagcagaaggaataCGCCAGGGGCTCCTCAGGGGTAAGGAGATTTGTTCTCTGTATGGGGTCTCCTCGGAGCAAGGTGAGCGTTCTCTGTGCTTTGGAGATGTGCGGTGACTGGCCGGAGGTGTGGGGGGCCTGCGAACAGGGAAACCTAGCTCtgctgggaagggcaggaggTGGGGCAGCTTGCGGCCAGGGATGATGTGCAGCTGCCagtctgcctgctgctgcctgcagggatggGCCAGAGGTTTTAGGGGAAATGAGGGTTTTCAAGGCATAAGGTGCCAAGTCTCTAGCAAAGTTTTAGTGACAGTAGAAAATGAGCGTTTTCTTTAATTAGGGTGTGCTGTCTTCAAAGAAAACTCACTGAAATAGGCTGTAGGTCAGAGGGGGATCAGCAGTGTTGGCACATGCTTGCCTGGGGGCAAATGACCTCAGGAGGACTCACAGAGCTGGAATTGTAGCTCTGAACCGTGTGTGGTCTCCTGAGTGTGCTGCTGTTAACTCCACTGTCCGAGAGCTTGGTTTCCATGCCGCCGAGGCTGGGCCAGCCCTGTAACCCCATTCCTTCCCCCACTATGAGGAGCCAGTGCTCGCTTGAGGCTTCCTCTCCCTCTTGGGAGGGTGTCTGTTACAGGGTACCAACTGTTGTCTCATGGCTggagttttttcctttgtttttctcagttCTGGAGGCCTGTGGGGCCGATGGGCAGGATCTTAGCACCGAGGAGCTGTGGCAGAAGGTCCTGCAGGAGGTAACTGCAGGAAAGCTGCAGGCACCTTTGCACCGACTGGGGGCCCTGCAAGCAGcgtggtggctggcagccagccgCCTGGGAAGCACCGCTGGCCTCTTCAGGCTCCTGAGCCATGCTGAGGTAACTGAATACAGGCAGATGCTATGCAGCTTCCAGTTACCTGCCTTGGAGTATCTGTGCAGATATAAATACCCATGGGTTTGCTAAAAGAAGTAGAGCCGGCATAAATGCCGTGCTTGTCATAAACCCCACTCCTTCAGATGCCGCAGCAACAGTTTGCAACCTGAACCCATCAGCACTGCCCAGTCAGCGTGAGTAATCCTCTCCCTGGTGTCCTAGCGTAGCCTAATGGCCCTGAGTGGGTTAACGAGTCCCAGAATGTCTCCTGCCTGTCGGGGCCCTGGCCCCCAAGGTGTGAGACAGGAGACTTGGGCAGGCTGGaagggggctgcaggtggacttGCAGCCTCTGTAGGGAACAAGCTGCAAGCAGTGGGATGCGGAGGAACCTTCCCTGCTGATTGTAAGGCTGCTGAGTGGTTCCACCTTTTCAAATGCTCTCCAACAGCACTTGGATCTGCCTTGCCAGGAACCCCTTGAGGTGCACCTCACTCAGGTGGGGAGGTGCTGCCCTGGGCCAGGCAGGAATCACTGCAGAGAGGGAGCGGTAGGATATTGCTCCTCAGCACAGAGAGCACTGTCAAAGGGTTTGGTGGGACCTCTGTTTCCCTGTGGCCTGGGATCAGTCCCTCCTGCTTCCCTTCAGCATTCCCTGCCCTCTCTTCTCTGTGTTTCATAGGACTCAGGACGAGCTTGCTGCAGAGAGGGGGAGAACGAACTCCTCTCCCTGCTCAAGGCATGGCAAGTACCTGCTGAGGAGGCCTCCCTGCCCCTTGTACAGAGCACTGAGGACTTGAAAGAGATCCTCTGCACTGCAGCAGCCTTCCTGCAAGGTTTGTGTGGAGGAGGTACTCGTGCCAGCACAGCCTTCACTGCTCTCCTGTCCCAGGACCCCCTCTCCCTGCCATTATCCTGGTTTCTGCTCCCAAGCAAACCGGCCCTTGGGGTTTTCTGGGCTGTTCCTTTGGAAGAGGGCCTGGGCTGACGCTCTGGGTCTCAACTTTGCTGTTCAGTATCCAAAGagcttctctgctttttcccCAGCTAAGCCTTTCTCTGCACTGTCACAGGGTTCCTCTGCCTGTCCGTGGCTTTAGGTAGGCGTCTGGGTCCCGCAGTGATCTTGTATAAAGCGGAAGACTGGCAGGGGGATTATGaggattttcctttcttctgtctgtcttctgGCACTTGTCTTGTTGCAAGCACATTGTTCCCATTGGATTACAGTGCTGTGGGAGCCACGCAAAGCTGTTGTGCAGCTTTGTAGCCTGGTGTCACAGCAGGTGATTGATCTCATCTGACTGCTGTGTTCTGTCCCGCTCATGGTTTTTCCTCGCTCACTGTCTTGACAACCCCAGCAGCTCTGGGGGAAGCCAGCACTGCCTTGCTCAGCTCAGGCTGACACGGGGCCcttctgcagggagggagggcaggagctcCTGCCCACAGACCTGTCAAAAGCCTCTAGGGTGACAATAGCACTTCCAGCAGGGAGGTGACAGATGAGAATATGATGTAGGCACGTGAGAGCAGCCTCAGAGGAAAACTTGAAATGGGGATTGAAGGAAAACCAAATACCATTCGTATACCAAACCAAATATTAATGAATCAATATCCCAAAACATCCTGCTGGGAACTGGCCCAAATGTGCTGGAAAAAGTCTTTCTGAGATTCTGTGTGTGCTTCCCCATCTGTACTGCTGTTGCTGTGGATGAATGTGCAGGTGGGCCTGCCCAGCACTTACCTCTACTCTTGTCCTCAGCCAAGGCAGGCGTCTTGGTATCTGGGCTTGGAAGCTGCTATTATTTCTGCTAGATGTTTCCATTGCGTGGCTTGTTCTCTTGCAACACCATCAGACCAAAGATGGCAGCTTGGCACCATGCTGCTGTGCATTGCTGGGTGTGGAGGAGATCTGGCAGGTCCCTGTGGCACCGGGAATAAAAGGGCATGTGCACTTGTTTGGCGACCAGGTGGGGCAGGAAGGGGAACTGCAGAGCTGAGGTGTTTGGTCTATCCTAGGGCTGCAGGAACTGGAGGCTGGGAACTTTGCTACTGCCCACTCCCTCTTTCAGGAGGCTGCGGGAGGATTCTGCTCCAAGAGGGTCCTGGCCCAGCTCTACACCTGCCTTGGCTGCTGTGCTCAGCAAATGGTAATGTTCGGGCCTCTCCCCTGTCAGCCGGGAGAGGGGAAATGCAGCCTAGAGTGGAGTGGGGAGGCTGAGGCTGATGTCCACACTGCCTCCGTGTGGTCCTGGGCTGCTACAGGAAGGTGAGGCCTTGGGGCCACAAGGGCAACTTCTGCTCATCCTCCTTGGACAGCTGCAAATCCAGGCAGAGATTTTGGCTGAGCGCAAAGGGTTGCTGCAGAGACAGAAGCTCAAAAACCAGCCAGAGGAGAGCTGCCTTTGGCTAAAGCACTGCCCTTGCTTAGTGGAGATtgctggggaagcagagctgGGATCTGGATCCCACTGAGCAGTAAAGATGTCAGCAAGATGTCCTTGCAACATACACTTCTCCCCATCTAACTAGGGCAAGCCTCAGACAGCCCTTCAGCACCTGAAGCGGGCCCTCCAGGTAGACTTCCAGTGCCTTCCTGCCCTGTCCCATGCAGCAGCAGTGTACCGTGAGCTGGGGGAGACCAACGCGGAGCTGGAGGCTCTGGCTCTGCTCTACGAGGTTTGTCTGCTTCCTGTAGTTCTGGGTTGATTGTTGCCCAGCAGAGCCTGCACAGAGCTTCAGGCAGGCTCCTGCCTTCTGGGGGGCTGTTTGACCCTGGAGGGGTCCCCAAAGTAGACCACAGCCATCCAGCCACAGTGCTGCCTTCAGCAGTGGGCAGGAAGGAGCCTAGTGAGATCTGAAATTCCTGCTCAGGACCTGGAAGTTGGAGGTGGCAAGACCTTtgcgtcccagttcatcttcttAGTGGCTTGGGAGAAGAGGTTACACTCCCGTCTCAGTATCAGTCTCTTAATGAAGTATGTAATAGTGAAGAGGCCTTTAAAAGGCAGATTGTGGCTGTAAGGGGATGTGCGTTAGTTGTAGCAACCTTGGTCTGCCTGGGAGGAGCAGGTCACAGCAGTAGACATGGAGTTAGCCCTTCAGCTGTTTGAAATCCAAACCACAGCTGTGGAGAGGGATCGCTCATTATGAATGGCCCAAGATCTGGTTTACCTAGGTCTGCAGCTGCAATGGGAGATGGTGTTCCAGGCAGCTCAGAGCACCTTGAACTAAAAACCTGAGGTGATCTGGGTGATCTTGCAAATCTCCTGATGCCGTGTGGAGATCAGAAGTCTGCCTGTCCCTGTGTGATCCTGGTTGCTCTTCCTGGAAGCGGCTATGCCGTAGCAAGAGAGAACCGTAGCTGTGCTTATGAAGTGCAGTGCTTCTGCTCATCTGGGTGCATCTCCAGATGCCAGAAGTGCCAAGTGATTGCAGCTGCTTGGGACGTAACCAGTGTTGTGTTGACCatgttttctgttcctgtttcacaggctctgggaaaaaaacttCCGGCAGCTGCTTCCTCTAGTCCATATTTCCTAATCCGAACAGAGCTTCTTGTTGACACACCAATACTAGCTTCTCTCCTTCGTCATCGCCACCCCTCTGAAGTGAAGTACCTGCTGGCACAGCGGTGTCTCCAGTACGGGAGGTAACAGTGCCTCTGGTCTGCTTGCAACATGCTGCTTGTTTGGGCTCTGCAGTTTTCTCTGTGCTCCTGGAAATCGTCCAGTTCAGTACTGCTGTTGTAGGTCTACTCAAAGCATGGGCATCACGACCAGAGCCAATGTGGTGCAGGTAGA harbors:
- the FANCG gene encoding Fanconi anemia group G protein isoform X1 → MKRRRREAAEPGCLQAWAAESQTLARRWRAARCSGPGPGGAAEREVRQQRDGFRELLRRIWGLPAALPTLPLELTVLYNSLLFTVGASDSVIEGEAEGIRQGLLRVLEACGADGQDLSTEELWQKVLQEVTAGKLQAPLHRLGALQAAWWLAASRLGSTAGLFRLLSHAEDSGRACCREGENELLSLLKAWQVPAEEASLPLVQSTEDLKEILCTAAAFLQGLQELEAGNFATAHSLFQEAAGGFCSKRVLAQLYTCLGCCAQQMGKPQTALQHLKRALQVDFQCLPALSHAAAVYRELGETNAELEALALLYEALGKKLPAAASSSPYFLIRTELLVDTPILASLLRHRHPSEVKYLLAQRCLQYGRVADAVEHYLDFLALFQEGLQQQVPLDDSSALPRIPEVFLETASALEQAGRHQDAITVCEEVISRTTDLIPRMLRVEERLEQPECPLSGAGLVGGLLPQKKESLHYLAWRAAGYLHQGWAWAKLGESKEAITQFSRCLGDLLRVQLYRSGVEPTENLLPEVEVLQKIRLLSLIGRGMQFLDLGRHKEALLDFVHALQISPGDPAAASYLVQALWKLNRKQEAAAHWQKFSQSPPEEDGQQEGRGRSFPLYLVSCLKQAMFPHSDSLARSIQDYLATTAGTPQANPVSLPAPGWHEAFKDPLQDSELLLDKAGFPND
- the FANCG gene encoding Fanconi anemia group G protein isoform X4 codes for the protein MKRRRREAAEPGCLQAWAAESQTLARRWRAARCSGPGPGGAAEREVRQQRDGFRELLRRIWGLPAALPTLPLELTVLYNSLLFTVGASDSVIEGEAEGIRQGLLRVLEACGADGQDLSTEELWQKVLQEVTAGKLQAPLHRLGALQAAWWLAASRLGSTAGLFRLLSHAEDSGRACCREGENELLSLLKAWQVPAEEASLPLVQSTEDLKEILCTAAAFLQGLQELEAGNFATAHSLFQEAAGGFCSKRVLAQLYTCLGCCAQQMALGKKLPAAASSSPYFLIRTELLVDTPILASLLRHRHPSEVKYLLAQRCLQYGRVADAVEHYLDFLALFQEGLQQQVPLDDSSALPRIPEVFLETASALEQAGRHQDAITVCEEVISRTTDLIPRMLRVEERLEQPECPLSGAGLVGGLLPQKKESLHYLAWRAAGYLHQGWAWAKLGESKEAITQFSRCLGDLLRVQLYRSGVEPTENLLPEVEVLQKIRLLSLIGRGMQFLDLGRHKEALLDFVHALQISPGDPAAASYLVQALWKLNRKQEAAAHWQKFSQSPPEEDGQQEGRGRSFPLYLVSCLKQAMFPHSDSLARSIQDYLATTAGTPQANPVSLPAPGWHEAFKDPLQDSELLLDKAGFPND
- the FANCG gene encoding Fanconi anemia group G protein isoform X2; the protein is MSANKRAARCSGPGPGGAAEREVRQQRDGFRELLRRIWGLPAALPTLPLELTVLYNSLLFTVGASDSVIEGEAEGIRQGLLRVLEACGADGQDLSTEELWQKVLQEVTAGKLQAPLHRLGALQAAWWLAASRLGSTAGLFRLLSHAEDSGRACCREGENELLSLLKAWQVPAEEASLPLVQSTEDLKEILCTAAAFLQGLQELEAGNFATAHSLFQEAAGGFCSKRVLAQLYTCLGCCAQQMGKPQTALQHLKRALQVDFQCLPALSHAAAVYRELGETNAELEALALLYEALGKKLPAAASSSPYFLIRTELLVDTPILASLLRHRHPSEVKYLLAQRCLQYGRVADAVEHYLDFLALFQEGLQQQVPLDDSSALPRIPEVFLETASALEQAGRHQDAITVCEEVISRTTDLIPRMLRVEERLEQPECPLSGAGLVGGLLPQKKESLHYLAWRAAGYLHQGWAWAKLGESKEAITQFSRCLGDLLRVQLYRSGVEPTENLLPEVEVLQKIRLLSLIGRGMQFLDLGRHKEALLDFVHALQISPGDPAAASYLVQALWKLNRKQEAAAHWQKFSQSPPEEDGQQEGRGRSFPLYLVSCLKQAMFPHSDSLARSIQDYLATTAGTPQANPVSLPAPGWHEAFKDPLQDSELLLDKAGFPND
- the FANCG gene encoding Fanconi anemia group G protein isoform X3, whose translation is MKRRRREAAEPGCLQAWAAESQTLARRWRAARCSGPGPGGAAEREVRQQRDGFRELLRRIWVLEACGADGQDLSTEELWQKVLQEVTAGKLQAPLHRLGALQAAWWLAASRLGSTAGLFRLLSHAEDSGRACCREGENELLSLLKAWQVPAEEASLPLVQSTEDLKEILCTAAAFLQGLQELEAGNFATAHSLFQEAAGGFCSKRVLAQLYTCLGCCAQQMGKPQTALQHLKRALQVDFQCLPALSHAAAVYRELGETNAELEALALLYEALGKKLPAAASSSPYFLIRTELLVDTPILASLLRHRHPSEVKYLLAQRCLQYGRVADAVEHYLDFLALFQEGLQQQVPLDDSSALPRIPEVFLETASALEQAGRHQDAITVCEEVISRTTDLIPRMLRVEERLEQPECPLSGAGLVGGLLPQKKESLHYLAWRAAGYLHQGWAWAKLGESKEAITQFSRCLGDLLRVQLYRSGVEPTENLLPEVEVLQKIRLLSLIGRGMQFLDLGRHKEALLDFVHALQISPGDPAAASYLVQALWKLNRKQEAAAHWQKFSQSPPEEDGQQEGRGRSFPLYLVSCLKQAMFPHSDSLARSIQDYLATTAGTPQANPVSLPAPGWHEAFKDPLQDSELLLDKAGFPND
- the FANCG gene encoding Fanconi anemia group G protein isoform X5 translates to MKRRRREAAEPGCLQAWAAESQTLARRWRAARCSGPGPGGAAEREVRQQRDGFRELLRRIWGLPAALPTLPLELTVLYNSLLFTVGASDSVIEGEAEGIRQGLLRVLEACGADGQDLSTEELWQKVLQEVTAGKLQAPLHRLGALQAAWWLAASRLGSTAGLFRLLSHAEDSGRACCREGENELLSLLKAWQVPAEEASLPLVQSTEDLKEILCTAAAFLQGLQELEAGNFATAHSLFQEAAGGFCSKRVLAQLYTCLGCCAQQMGKPQTALQHLKRALQVDFQCLPALSHAAAVYRELGETNAELEALALLYEALGKKLPAAASSSPYFLIRTELLVDTPILASLLRHRHPSEVKYLLAQRCLQYGRVADAVEHYLDFLALFQEGLQQQVPLDDSSALPRIPEVFLETASALEQAGRHQDAITVCEEVISRTTDLIPRMLRVEERLEQPECPLSGAGLVGGLLPQKKESLHYLAWRAAGYLHQGWAWAKLGESKEAITQFSRCLGDLLRVQLYRSGVEPTENLLPEVEVLQKIRLLSLIGRGMQFLDLGRHKEALLDFVHALQISPDRVCFPRTEELESCFISGSSMSNAWQSRG